From a region of the Thiorhodovibrio winogradskyi genome:
- a CDS encoding ASKHA domain-containing protein translates to MSSLIVRTTGQTHRLDCEPGQSLLAGLLAAEIPLRVGCNGSGGCGLCLVRVIAGRADAPTPVEALHLEEPQLAAGVRLACQIVPRGDLELEILALAARPTLQYEPPDQAGLPTRTLATSWSASAAGKLGLAVDLGTSTLSLALFDLGTGEWRGGCRGANPQGLFGQDILTRLTMAVDSPARACQMRQSVIAAIGTGLHGLGRRAAARRENIAAVTLVANPAMLALVTGDRIARLLDPVSWWQPVDWSLDEPRDWAQAWGIDPASRINLVPPLSGLIGSDLLAGLIATNLTVDSGPGLLIDFGTNSEIALWDGMSLWVSSAAGGPAFEANGLRCGLPAEPGAIDRLVFRDGLPEWRVIGGGPPRGFCGTGLVDLIAGLRQADWLSERGHLTPEWSASGFALAAAGDVPRLSGADVDRFQTAKAAIGCGIALLLDRTGLAVADLQRIAVGGTFGQGLDIANASAIGLLPAVAPERIALCGNTALAGAAALLLSPERLEHLSALRAAAQVMNLALEPEFEATFLDHLYLRPLGPGARGDDPT, encoded by the coding sequence GTGTCTTCTCTGATCGTCCGTACCACCGGCCAGACGCATCGCCTTGATTGTGAGCCGGGTCAGTCCTTGTTGGCAGGCTTGCTGGCCGCCGAGATCCCGCTGCGCGTGGGCTGCAATGGCAGCGGTGGTTGTGGGCTGTGCCTGGTGCGGGTCATCGCGGGGAGGGCCGATGCGCCGACGCCGGTCGAGGCGCTGCATCTCGAGGAGCCACAGTTGGCCGCCGGGGTGCGCCTAGCCTGCCAGATTGTCCCGCGCGGCGATCTTGAGTTGGAGATTTTGGCGCTTGCCGCGCGTCCCACCTTGCAGTATGAGCCGCCTGACCAGGCCGGTTTGCCGACCCGCACCCTGGCCACTAGCTGGTCCGCGTCCGCCGCTGGAAAGCTCGGCCTTGCGGTGGATCTTGGCACCAGCACCTTGTCGCTGGCGCTGTTCGACCTGGGCACTGGCGAGTGGCGCGGCGGCTGTCGCGGCGCGAATCCGCAGGGGCTCTTTGGTCAGGATATCCTCACCCGGCTGACGATGGCCGTTGATTCGCCGGCGCGAGCGTGCCAGATGCGCCAGTCGGTGATCGCGGCAATTGGCACCGGCCTCCACGGTCTCGGGCGGCGCGCGGCGGCACGGCGCGAGAACATCGCGGCTGTGACCCTGGTTGCTAATCCGGCTATGTTGGCCCTGGTGACCGGCGACCGGATCGCGCGCCTGTTGGATCCGGTCAGCTGGTGGCAGCCTGTCGACTGGTCGCTTGATGAGCCAAGGGACTGGGCACAGGCCTGGGGCATCGACCCCGCCAGCCGGATTAACCTGGTGCCGCCCCTGTCGGGACTCATTGGCTCAGATTTGCTGGCCGGGCTGATCGCAACCAACCTGACCGTGGATAGCGGCCCTGGTTTGCTGATTGACTTCGGTACCAATTCCGAGATCGCTCTGTGGGATGGCATGAGCCTATGGGTCAGCTCGGCGGCTGGCGGGCCGGCCTTCGAGGCCAATGGGTTGCGCTGCGGTTTGCCGGCGGAACCGGGCGCCATCGACCGCCTTGTGTTCCGTGACGGTCTACCGGAATGGCGGGTGATCGGCGGTGGCCCACCGCGGGGTTTTTGCGGCACCGGTCTGGTTGACTTGATTGCCGGTTTGCGCCAGGCGGACTGGCTCAGTGAGCGCGGCCATTTAACGCCCGAATGGTCGGCCAGCGGTTTCGCCCTCGCTGCCGCGGGCGATGTACCGCGCTTGAGCGGTGCCGATGTGGATCGGTTTCAAACCGCCAAAGCCGCCATTGGTTGCGGTATCGCGCTGCTGCTGGACCGGACCGGGCTGGCCGTCGCAGATCTTCAGCGGATCGCTGTTGGCGGCACCTTTGGCCAGGGGCTTGATATCGCCAATGCCTCGGCCATTGGGTTGCTGCCGGCGGTGGCGCCCGAGCGGATCGCCCTGTGCGGCAACACGGCGCTTGCCGGCGCGGCAGCCCTGCTGCTGAGCCCCGAGCGGCTTGAACACCTGAGCGCGCTGCGGGCTGCTGCCCAGGTGATGAATTTGGCGCTTGAGCCCGAGTTCGAAGCCACTTTCCTGGATCATCTTTATCTGCGTCCGCTGGGCCCGGGAGCCAGGGGAGATGATCCGACATGA
- a CDS encoding sensor domain-containing diguanylate cyclase — MMAAQSMVGAPVIALAQYLTGLTVQQDIWGEVTGAMISLFDAELCAIGERDKSGAIQLQAWAYADPALAAYWSTEAEAEAERVRDQDRDLRECIAETLDTGFLGWWQSQPEPEPMTLICLPITRESRVTNVLVVGHRRAESPSNERLNLYLAVAGLVGTAATRLAAERELHEHRHHLAALVEARTAELHAANAQLQREIRERQRTQDIMAARLRLIALADSHSLAELLRATLDEVEALTDSHIGFYHFIGLDQRTVSLQAWSTNTLRDMCKIQGEGQHYPIDQAGVWVDSVRQRRAIIHNDYLGLPHRKGLPPGHAPVIRMLTVPVIRVERVVAILGVGNKPDDYREEDVSTVAGLADLAWETVESKRLQDLLRHQATTDELTGLANRRAFMDQAGRELKRAQRHGKLFSLALIDLDRFKQINDTHGHAVGDQALVALTRVCLDSIREIDLLARLGGDEFALLLPETDQALAYQVVERMRLALTARPVRCGDLDVKLSISAGVACHAHPEQSLDALLIATDQALYRAKEAGRNRVVVSARAGEYIVKAESVTIA, encoded by the coding sequence ATGATGGCGGCGCAATCCATGGTGGGCGCGCCTGTGATCGCGCTGGCCCAATATCTGACCGGTCTCACAGTTCAGCAGGATATCTGGGGCGAGGTGACCGGCGCCATGATCAGCCTCTTTGACGCTGAACTGTGTGCAATCGGCGAGCGTGACAAGAGCGGGGCGATCCAACTCCAGGCTTGGGCCTATGCTGATCCGGCCTTGGCGGCGTATTGGTCCACCGAGGCCGAGGCCGAGGCTGAGCGAGTTCGGGATCAGGATCGAGATCTGCGCGAATGCATCGCTGAAACCCTCGATACTGGCTTCCTTGGCTGGTGGCAAAGTCAACCCGAGCCGGAGCCAATGACGCTCATTTGCTTGCCGATCACGCGCGAGTCCCGGGTTACCAACGTGCTGGTCGTTGGGCACCGCCGTGCCGAGTCGCCGTCCAATGAGCGGCTGAACCTTTACCTCGCGGTGGCAGGGCTGGTCGGAACCGCCGCGACTCGGCTGGCTGCGGAGCGGGAGTTGCACGAACACCGCCACCATCTGGCCGCGCTGGTCGAGGCGCGCACCGCCGAGTTGCACGCGGCCAATGCGCAATTGCAACGGGAAATCCGCGAGCGTCAACGCACCCAGGACATCATGGCGGCACGTCTGCGACTGATTGCCCTGGCTGACTCGCACAGCCTGGCCGAGTTGCTGCGTGCCACCCTCGATGAGGTGGAAGCGCTGACCGATAGTCACATCGGTTTCTACCATTTCATTGGACTCGACCAGCGCACCGTGTCGCTCCAAGCCTGGTCGACCAATACCCTCCGCGACATGTGCAAGATCCAGGGCGAGGGGCAGCATTATCCCATTGATCAGGCTGGGGTTTGGGTCGATAGCGTGCGCCAGCGCCGTGCCATCATTCATAACGACTATCTCGGGCTACCACATCGCAAGGGACTGCCACCCGGACATGCGCCTGTTATCCGAATGCTCACAGTGCCTGTGATCCGTGTCGAGCGTGTCGTCGCCATCCTGGGTGTTGGCAACAAGCCCGACGACTATCGCGAAGAGGATGTCAGCACTGTTGCCGGACTCGCCGATCTGGCCTGGGAGACAGTCGAGAGCAAACGCTTGCAGGATCTGCTGCGCCACCAGGCCACGACCGACGAACTCACCGGCCTGGCCAACCGCCGCGCCTTCATGGACCAGGCCGGCCGGGAACTCAAACGCGCGCAGCGCCATGGGAAGCTTTTCTCCCTTGCGTTGATCGATCTCGACCGCTTCAAACAGATCAACGACACCCACGGCCATGCGGTCGGGGACCAGGCGCTCGTCGCCTTGACGCGAGTCTGCCTCGACAGCATCCGTGAGATTGATCTATTGGCGCGTTTAGGTGGCGACGAGTTCGCTCTGCTCCTGCCAGAAACCGACCAAGCCCTGGCTTACCAGGTTGTCGAGCGCATGCGCCTGGCGCTGACGGCTCGGCCGGTGCGTTGCGGCGATCTGGACGTCAAACTCAGCATCAGCGCTGGTGTTGCCTGCCACGCGCACCCAGAGCAGTCCCTCGATGCCCTGCTGATCGCCACGGATCAGGCGCTCTACCGCGCCAAGGAAGCCGGGCGCAATCGGGTGGTTGTCTCGGCGCGGGCGGGAGAATACATCGTCAAAGCCGAGTCTGTAACTATTGCGTGA
- a CDS encoding DUF1848 family protein: MFIRILSISRRTDIPAFYGQWFIKRVRAGWFAVPNPFNAKQVSRIELRDGQLIADLARMAGELCFEIQGCAETIDLRLWGVRPGKCIDNDLMRRVFGLAAPARKDRSQRRVCGCIESRDIDMYDSCTFGCAYCYATRSFATARRHRQAHDPASESLLGRYRAPPATSTGKAGAARVPVQGDLFG; encoded by the coding sequence ATGTTCATTCGCATCTTGAGCATTAGCCGGCGCACTGACATTCCCGCCTTTTATGGCCAGTGGTTCATCAAGCGGGTGCGGGCAGGATGGTTCGCGGTGCCTAATCCCTTCAACGCCAAACAGGTCTCGCGGATCGAGCTTCGAGATGGTCAGTTGATCGCGGATTTGGCCCGGATGGCGGGCGAACTGTGCTTCGAGATCCAAGGCTGTGCCGAAACCATTGATCTGCGGCTCTGGGGTGTGCGGCCCGGCAAATGCATTGACAATGACCTGATGCGACGCGTCTTCGGCCTGGCGGCTCCGGCACGCAAGGACAGGAGCCAGCGCAGGGTTTGCGGCTGTATCGAAAGCCGCGACATCGACATGTATGACAGTTGCACCTTTGGTTGCGCTTATTGCTATGCGACACGCAGCTTTGCCACCGCCCGGCGCCATCGGCAGGCGCATGATCCCGCGTCGGAATCGCTGCTGGGTCGGTATCGGGCGCCACCGGCGACCTCGACCGGGAAGGCGGGAGCCGCGCGTGTGCCAGTGCAAGGCGACTTGTTCGGTTGA
- a CDS encoding pentapeptide repeat-containing protein, with the protein MSALTRDQVLKAIADNRTLDMDLSGIDLSGADLRGARFFGTDLRGAKLAGADISRTGFKDSDLRGADLSNTSWVQMNIQGLNLEGASLRGATIHMCLMQQARLAGTDCTGARIGWSMGQESDFTGADLRGAHLEKMVLSRAILTQANLGQAVLDRVVFLNAVLDGLCLEGARLEKVLLRDCLLTGFSFAGMTLNQVQFDGCDLRQADFRQAELNMSNFSGADLSAANFEGCQGQYVMFLGATCRGTHFVKAKLPQAIFNQATLERADLCEANLVNGQFEQAICRTTRFTAASLHHANFSHAELLDCDFSQATLYMARLHRARITDTRFKDAVTLLMRETDEELAQAEDWAAAPSS; encoded by the coding sequence ATGAGCGCCTTGACCCGCGACCAAGTCCTAAAGGCCATCGCCGATAACCGCACCCTGGACATGGATCTGTCCGGCATCGATCTATCCGGCGCCGACCTGCGCGGCGCGCGTTTTTTTGGCACCGACCTGCGCGGTGCCAAGCTCGCTGGGGCGGACATCTCGCGCACCGGATTCAAGGACAGCGATCTGCGCGGCGCCGATCTGTCGAACACCTCCTGGGTGCAGATGAACATCCAGGGCCTAAACCTGGAAGGCGCGTCCCTGCGCGGCGCGACCATTCACATGTGCCTGATGCAGCAAGCCCGGCTGGCCGGAACCGACTGCACCGGCGCGCGCATCGGCTGGTCCATGGGCCAGGAGAGCGATTTCACCGGCGCCGACCTGCGCGGCGCCCATCTGGAAAAAATGGTTCTCTCCCGCGCGATCCTGACCCAGGCCAACCTCGGCCAGGCCGTGCTCGACCGGGTGGTCTTCCTAAACGCCGTGCTCGATGGCCTATGCCTGGAGGGCGCGCGCCTGGAAAAAGTCCTGCTGCGCGACTGCCTGCTGACAGGGTTTTCCTTCGCCGGCATGACGCTCAATCAAGTCCAGTTCGACGGCTGCGATCTGCGCCAGGCCGATTTTCGCCAGGCCGAGCTGAACATGAGCAACTTCTCCGGCGCCGATCTGAGCGCGGCGAACTTCGAGGGCTGCCAGGGCCAATATGTGATGTTCCTCGGCGCCACCTGCCGCGGCACGCACTTTGTCAAGGCCAAGCTGCCACAGGCCATTTTCAACCAGGCGACCCTGGAGCGCGCCGACCTGTGCGAGGCCAACCTGGTCAATGGTCAGTTTGAGCAAGCCATCTGCCGCACCACGCGCTTTACCGCCGCGTCCCTGCACCACGCCAATTTCTCCCACGCCGAACTGCTCGATTGCGACTTCAGTCAGGCCACGCTCTACATGGCCCGACTGCACCGGGCGAGAATCACCGACACCCGCTTCAAGGACGCCGTCACCCTCTTGATGCGGGAAACCGACGAGGAACTGGCCCAAGCCGAGGACTGGGCCGCCGCGCCCTCATCCTAA